The genomic stretch GTTCACATTGGCCATGGCTGTCAAATTGGGGAAGCCTGTGCGATGGCGGCTCAAGTCGGTTTGGCAGGTGGGGTTGAAGTCGGGAATCGCGTCATCCTCGCAGGTCAAGTCGGGGTGTCTAACCAGGCGAAAATTGGCGATGGGGTGATCGCTTCGTCCAAGTCCGGCATTCATGGTGAAATTGCCCCTGGCGAGGTCGTTTCCGGCTATCCTGCGGTTCCGAACCGCCTCTGGCTCAAGGCATCCGCCATTTACAACCGCTTACCCGAAATGTATCAATCCCTTCGCCAAATCCGTCGCCAACTTACCCCTCCAGAGCAGTCGGATTCATAAGAGGGAGGAGTTGTTGAGGGTAGGTGAGTGGATGGGTGGATGAATACTTACTTCATCAGGCACTTTTCGCAAGCCTCTCAAAGACACCTATAACCAATCCCGTTATCCGACTTACCTATTTATCCTTGCACTATGGCTCTAGATTTTTTTACGAAAACCAGTGGTACTTGGATTAACGTAGCAACCATTTTGATTGGGAGTGGTCTAGGTCTCCTCTTGCACGGACGATTACCACGCCGAATGCAGCAGGTAATCACCCAGGGGCTAGGACTGATTACGATGCTCATTGGCTTCAGTATGGCCGGTGAGATGCGTGGTCTTCAGGGAGGACGTATCGACGGCATCATTTTGGGACTGATGGCGATGGTTCTTGGAGGACTGCTAGGGGAGTGGGGGCAGATTGAGAAACATTTGGAAAACCTTGGGGATTGGTTAAAACACCAGTTTCAGGGCAAAGGCAACTTTACTGAGGGCTTTGTGGCGGCTAGTTTGCTATTTTGCGTGGGGCCGCTGGCGTTAATTGGAAGTCTCAATAATGGGCTGATGGGCGATAGTACGCTGCTGACCCTCAAAGCCTCGATGGATGGATTAGCGGCGATCGCCCTTACCAGTAGCTACGGAATTGGGGTTGGCTTTTCAACCTTGCCGATCTTGCTGTATCAAGGGGGGCTTTCACTTGGTGCTGGATTACTGGCTCAAGCAATTCCAGATCCGAACACAAATCCTGCTGTATTGCTCACAACCGGGGTTGGAGGACTGATGATCGTCGGTCTGGGGCTGAATCTGCTCGAAGTCGGACGAGTCCATATTGCCTCTTTCCTACCTGCGCTTTTGTTAGCTCCTGTGATAT from Synechococcales cyanobacterium T60_A2020_003 encodes the following:
- a CDS encoding DUF554 domain-containing protein gives rise to the protein MALDFFTKTSGTWINVATILIGSGLGLLLHGRLPRRMQQVITQGLGLITMLIGFSMAGEMRGLQGGRIDGIILGLMAMVLGGLLGEWGQIEKHLENLGDWLKHQFQGKGNFTEGFVAASLLFCVGPLALIGSLNNGLMGDSTLLTLKASMDGLAAIALTSSYGIGVGFSTLPILLYQGGLSLGAGLLAQAIPDPNTNPAVLLTTGVGGLMIVGLGLNLLEVGRVHIASFLPALLLAPVIYGLATWLT